One part of the Prunus persica cultivar Lovell chromosome G5, Prunus_persica_NCBIv2, whole genome shotgun sequence genome encodes these proteins:
- the LOC18777973 gene encoding uncharacterized protein LOC18777973 — translation MAPYTTLAGPPELIRDRFVVANNFENEAAAAAATTTMRPPNLFPIYEILYQLLEDGDQHRRTEPLAKMINKAVERYEHDPDYHLLYDQVMDLFVEHLKSDIQILKRKWKQSDDINDDAQVSDAANSCLSRNSQDVHIIRSVLLWETIARKVFPRESYPEYQHLEEADYISKIRDRLRKEVLVPLDKAERSQCSNRSRKAGADETYLKEVKADKCKIEADALLPHKILAFVDDPNLQKVAELQWKTMVEDMKRQGKNGKQTLSNCLAVYDDNSEFHSRHGIRMDASVALTLLMSELNEEPWKGKVINFSESPQLHFIQGNNLMNKCEFVSNMHKDQNLDFQKVFDLILEVAVNGNLKPEQMINKVFVLTEYKHFEDVSNNSWKTDYEAIQSKFKEKGYGTAVPHIVFWRFESLDHESRPVMPSTEPGVTLLSGLSSNLIKLFLENGGEIGPDQFMESAISSKKFQKLVVVD, via the exons ATGGCTCCTTATACAACTCTTGCTGGTCCTCCAGAGCTGATCAGAGACCGTTTCGTGGTTGCCAATAATTTTGAGAATGAGGCAGCCGCAGCCGCAGCCACGACAACAATGAGACCCCCAAATCTCTTCCCAATTTATG AGATTCTGTACCAGCTTCTAGAAGACGGAGACCAACACCGGAGGACGGAGCCCCTTGCGAAAATGATCAACAAGGCTGTTGAGAGGTACGAGCATGACCCAGACTATCACTTGCTGTACGACCAGGTTATGGATCTTTTTGTCGAGCACTTGAAGTCTGATATTCAAATATTGAAGCGAAAATGGAAGCAATCTGACGATATTAATGATGATGCCCAAGTATCCGATGCTGCAAACTCTTGCCTTTCCAGAAACTCCCAAGACGTCCACATCATACGCTCCGTTTTGTTGTGGGAAACCATTGCGAGGAAGGTTTTCCCGCGAGAATCGTACCCGGAATACCAACATCTTGAGGAGGCTGATTACATTAGCAAAATCCGAGACCGGCTCAGGAAGGAGGTTTTGGTGCCCTTGGACAAGGCCGAGCGTTCTCAATGCAGCAACCGTTCACGAAAAGCTGGTGCGGATGAGACCTATTTGAAGGAGGTGAAAGCAGACAAGTGCAAGATTGAGGCAGATGCTTTGCTTCCACATAAGATCTTAGCGTTTGTTGATGACCCCAATCTCCAGAAGGTGGCTGAGCTTCAGTGGAAGACAATGGTGGAGGACATGAAAAGGCAAGGTAAAAATGGAAAGCAGACACTCAGCAACTGCTTGGCTGTATATGACGACAACTCTGAATTCCATTCTAGGCACGGGATCCGGATGGACGCTTCGGTGGCTTTGACACTTTTGATGTCTGAACTGAATGAAGAGCCATGGAAAGGAAAGGTGATCAATTTTAGTGAGTCGCCTCAGCTACACTTTATACAAGGCAATAATCTTATGAACAAGTGCGAGTTTGTCAGCAACATGCACAAGGACCAGAACCTTGATTTTCAGAAggtgtttgatttgattttggaaGTGGCTGTGAATGGGAATTTGAAGCCAGAGCAGATGATCAACAAGGTATTTGTGCTCACAGAATACAAACACTTTGAAGATGTTTCCAACAACAGCTGGAAGACTGATTATGAGGCAATACAGAGCAAGTTTAAGGAGAAAGGGTATGGGACTGCGGTGCCACACATAGTGTTTTGGAGGTTCGAAAGTTTGGACCATGAGTCTAGGCCGGTGATGCCTTCCACAGAACCAGGGGTGACGCTTTTAAGTGGCTTGTCCAGCAATTTGATCAAGTTGTTCTTGGAGAATGGTGGAGAAATTGGCCCCGACCAATTCATGGAATCAGCCATCTCTAGTAAAAAGTTTCAGAAGCTGGTTGTAGTAGACTGA